The proteins below are encoded in one region of Penaeus chinensis breed Huanghai No. 1 chromosome 25, ASM1920278v2, whole genome shotgun sequence:
- the LOC125038551 gene encoding solute carrier family 49 member A3-like has translation MSNEVAASAVAAMGAPNKAPESSREGSRAKEERPEYVAYPRRWAVLVTVALLNISNAALWINIAPVAYTVASYYKRQLWEVNWFSLVFLFVSIPFCFVSTFSVNRLGLRPAIHIGAGLNCLGGLLRALGSSGAIDNLDAQFAISLTGQTIAGMAQSFLLFIPTKVSQLWFPEDARAIATTVLSLSNPLGIVVAQVAAPLIVVAEGDFPTLNYVFGALAALAEAVTLVCITSSKPPTPPSQSAARGEVRRASYLQQLRTTFTCWPYLLLLLSLGCGVALFSSLATVTQQLLCPLGYTDLFGGIANAAMILSGFVGSAITGVTADRTKAFTPITKLCYGMATIFAIVMLEMFMVPGQPELVATFTALFGFFGVGAYPIGLELAVEATYPVEESISTAFIFMSGQFQGVLIIALVTLLGREQKPQFEDIETCTKSGNADIEPKDYTVSLMVIMTYLVVAVSIMILFFETSYKRLEAERFTPDPTAATSNSTAGSSSPSSSNRSLSPRSSASSFHSLTESGKALRGGGGGGAGVKSEEVVQDWNEHDGEDGTERSRL, from the exons ATGTCGAACGAAGTGGCCGCATCTGCCGTAGCTGCCATGGGCGCCCCCAACAAGGCTCCCGAGAGTTCAAGAGAGGGCAgcagagcgaaggaggagaggccGGAGTACGTGGCCTACCCCCGCCGCTGGGCCGTGCTCGTCACCGTCGCGCTCCTTAACATCTCCAACGCGGCG cTGTGGATCAACATAGCCCCCGTAGCCTACACAGTAGCCTCGTACTACAAGCGGCAGCTGTGGGAGGTCAACTGGTTCAGCCTCGTGTTCCTATTCGTGTCGATCCCCTTCTGCTTCGTGTCCACCTTCAGCGTCAACCGGCTCGGACTCCGGCCGGCG ATCCACATCGGGGCGGGACTGAACTGCCTGGGGGGGCTCCTGCGCGCCCTCGGATCATCTGGCGCCATCGATAACCTGGACGCGCAGTTTGCCATCTCGCTCACCGGTCAG ACGATCGCTGGGATGGCGCAGTCGTTCCTCCTGTTCATCCCGACGAAGGTGTCCCAGCTGTGGTTCCCCGAGGACGCCCGCGCCATCGCCACCACCGTCCTCTCGCTGT CCAACCCCCTGGGCATCGTGGTGGCACAGGTAGCCGCGCCCCTCATCGTGGTCGCCGAGGGGGACTTCCCGACCCTGAACTACGTCTTCGGGGCCCTGGCGGCGCTAGCGGAGGCCGTGACCCTCGTCTGCATCACCAG ctccaaGCCCCCCACGCCGCCCAGCCAGAGCGCCGCCCGCGGGGAGGTGCGGCGGGCGTCGTACCTGCAGCAGCTCAGGACGACCTTCACCTGCTGGCCgtacctgctgctgctgctgtcgctGGGCTGCGGCGTGGCGCTGTTCTCCTCCCTCGCCACCGTCACGCAGCAGCTGCTGTGCCCGCTCGGCTACACTGAC cTCTTCGGCGGCATAGCGAACGCAGCGATGATCCTGAGCGGCTTCGTGGGCTCCGCCATCACGGGCGTCACGGCGGACAGGACCAAGGCCTTCACGCCCATCACCAAGTTGTGCTACGGCATGGCCACCATCTTCGCTATCGTTATGCTggag ATGTTCATGGTTCCCGGCCAACCCGAACTCGTGGCTACATTCACGGCCCTCTTCGGGTTCTTTGGCGTCGGGGCATACCCGATCGGCCTCGAGCTGGCGGTGGAGGCAACGTACCCCGTCGAGGAGTCGATCAGCACGGCTTTTATTTTCATGTCCG GGCAGTTCCAAGGGGTTTTGATCATCGCACTGGTAACACTGCTGGGACGGGAACAAAAGCCGCAGTTCGAGGACATCGAGACGTGTACAAAGAGTGGCAATGCTGATATAGAGCCCAAGGATTATACAG TATCCCTGATGGTGATTATGACATACTTGGTTGTGGCTGTCTCCATCATGATCCTCTTCTTTGAGACATCCTACAAGCGGCTGGAAGCTGAGCGCTTCACCCcggatcccaccgctgccaccagtaaCTCGACCGCcggctcttcttccccttcttcctcgaatcgttctctctctcctcggtcctCTGCCTCGTCCTTCCACTCTCTCACCGAATCAGGGAAGGCGTtgcgaggcgggggaggaggtggagcaggggTGAAGAGTGAAGAGGTGGTTCAAGACTGGAATGAGCATGACGGAGAGGATGGCACTGAAAGGAGCcggttgtga